From Rhinatrema bivittatum chromosome 5, aRhiBiv1.1, whole genome shotgun sequence, the proteins below share one genomic window:
- the LOC115092175 gene encoding lamina-associated polypeptide 2, isoforms alpha/zeta-like — translation MKRDQLSREPAKEHRRRMEMILRSCTCLGGRSCPPLIPAILQELGVEALPVESHQGANMDPVLLGLAGPPVAFPFHFSASDILFREWDTPELGLKVSKAMDKLYPLPEEVLELLRLPRVDAAVSAVTKRSTIPVTGATALKDIQDRKLEVQLKKVFEVSALGVRAAICSNFVLRAGLRWAQNLQANAGLSDGESSQADHLEAVIAYSADAMHDLLRTSARAMVSAVSAHRLLWLRNWAADGSSKAHLGSLPFKGKLLFGKQLDDLMQFLGENKAFKLPEDRPRPRTSFSARSRFRGNRRQQPQRSSGSGPSYRSGSTRSSSWSVLSREEVREVWRCLVGTGSQVGPMMRGWSIPRCSLWISCQTWERG, via the exons ATGAAGAGGGACCAGCTCAGCCGGGAGCCGGCAAAGGAGCACAGGCGACGGATGGAGATGATCCTAAGGTCGTGCACCTGTTTAGGAGGGAGGAGCTGTCCCCCCCTCATTCCGGCCATCCTCCAGGAGCTCGGTGTTGAGGCCCTACCGGTGGAGTCCCATCAGGGAGCAAATATGGATCCGGTGCTACTGGGCCTTGCCGGCCCGCCGGTGGCTTTTCCGTTCCACTTCTCAGCTTCCGATATCCTTTTTCgtgaatgggataccccggaactaggcctgaaggtgagtaaggccatggacaagttgtatcctctgccagaggaagtGTTGGAACTTCTTCGCCTCCCTCGTGTGGATGCAGCGGTGTCGGCGGTAACAAAGAGGTCCACCATCCCAGTCACGGGGGCCACAGCACTCAAGGATAtccaag ataggaagctggaggtacaaCTCAAGAAGGTCTTCGAGGTATCCgccctgggggtccgggcggcCATTTGCAGTAATTTTGTGCTCCGGGCTGGGCTGCGCTGGGCCCAGAATCTACAGGCGAATGCAGGTCTGTCTGATGGGGAGTCATCACAGGCGGATCAcctggaggcggtgatcgcttaCAGTGCGGATGCGATGCATGATCTGCTGCGGACATCGGCTAGAGCCATGGTGTCCGCGGTCTCGGCGCACCGCCTCCTCTGGTTAAgaaactgggcggcggatgggtcgtccaaggctcacctgggctcattgccttttaaagggaagCTATTATTCGGCAAACAGCTGGACGACCTGATGCAGTTCCTCGGGGAGAACAAGGCTTTtaagctaccagaggacaggcCCAGGCCTAGAACCTCCTTTTCAGCAAGAAGTCGTTTCCGAGGAAACAGACGGCAGCAGCCACAGAGATCATCCGGATCAGGGCCTTCCTACCGGTCCGGCTCTACCAGGTCCTCTTCATGGTCTGTCCTTTCGAGGGAAGAAGTTCGGGAGGTCTGGAGGTGCCTCGTCGGGACCGGGTCCCAAGTCGGCCCAATGATGCGAGGATGGTCCATTCCTCGCTGCAGCCTCTGGATCTCGTGCCAAACGTGGGAGCGAGGCTAG